From the Catharus ustulatus isolate bCatUst1 chromosome 2, bCatUst1.pri.v2, whole genome shotgun sequence genome, the window aaccAGTTTTAAGTACTACCTCACTGAAATTAAATGTTGtgataaaaaaaaagccaaatgtaATCTCAAGCcttaaatttaataaaagctCTTGTCATTACCTAATTTAATGAACTTCCTAGTATGTTTCTGATCACTTCATATTTGtaatttcaagaagaaaattaactggaaATGTATCTTCAGGTATTCTCTTAAAGCACAGATCACACAATTATTTTATAAAGGGTTAATGGCAAATGGATGTCAAACTTTTCTAATTAGATATATGCACACagacatatacatatacacagaAAATTGAGTTCTATCTATGCCTTATTTCATCACAGTATAAGCTGCTGCATACCTTGTTTGTTGAGAAGCAAAGAACAGTCTGAATCTGTTTCAgcatataaattttaaaaaaagaaaaaacctaacAGAAAACCTCCccatagaattaaaaatattaagcatACCTGGGATATTCTTCTGAGGTTATGTAAACTACATCCTGTTCTGACACAGatgaggaaaaaggaataaaattccCATTCTGTAAAGGCAAAAGCTCCAATCCAATCAGTTCACTGTAGACTCCATCAGAAAGCACAAATTCTAAAAGATGAAGCTTTTCTTCAGTAGGGCCATTGTGTCCAGATTTCCTTAGCACTTGCCGCACTACAGCAGGAGTCACTTTTTTCACAGCTTTAGCAGCAGAAATAGTAAGATGCACTGCACTAGCAATATTTGCTGGTACCTTGGCAATCTGCTTCCCTGAATTCTGGAGGTAGTTGAGAACAGACTGTGTGTACTCCAAACTCTCATCCATTTCAGAAAAGTGCACCTGCTCCACGTTTATCCACTGATTACTCACTGAGTAAATAACTGCATGCTGGAGCAGGTCTTTAAAGAGAGGTACTACAATTGGTTTCCAGGGTACCCTGATTTTGTTCTCATCAGGCCATAACCTATAAATTCTTTCAGGTGACAATGGAAAATCTGAATTCTTCTCAGTCTCCATTCGTTTGATAGCTTCCAAAATAAGGGTGGTATATGCCTTAGGCACTATATTTACCACAAGAAGATCATTCCACAAAGCTGCTGGATCTCTCCACTGATCCAGCTCTCGCCATTTGATACTCCTCCTGTTGTCTGTGAGACCAAAGAAACCACTAACATGAACTGGAAGTCCAGTTTTGCTTTCCTCACCTGGAggcaaaggcagaaaacaaaatgctctTCCTGAAAAGTCTGCTACAGCTCCATTTTCCTCCTCGTTAGTTGCTAAAGACATGGCTATTCCAATAGTAGGAACAAATTTCAAGTCATCAGCTAAACAATCGAGTTCTGTACACATTCCTCGACCACCCACACAATTACACACTAACCAAGATGTTTTCTGTGCGTCCTTAACACTCTCATCTTCTACAACTATATTTACATGGTATGTCACACATGTTATGCTATTGCTTGGAACTCCCTTACAATACTGATTTATTGCAGTTCCCAGGATTTTGATGGAATTGGGTCTTTCGTGTTTCAAGGCCTTGTTCTCACTGGCAGTTACTCTAAAAACCAGTCTCTCTGTTCCATCAGCTTCCCGAACGTGCAATGAAACATCCTGAACACTCTTCAGGAAAAGCAATACTGTGTCTGCATCTGCTCTGAAGGATTCAAACAGCTCCAAAACCTTCTGTTTGTCGTAAACATTGCTGCTCAGTTGGGAAGGCTGCAGACGAAGCGGGAAACGAAAAAATGTACCAGGAAAGTTTCCGTTCTTAAAGGTTTCTTTAGTGCTGCCAAATACACCAATGAAAGGTGCAAACTGGTCTGTAAGttcatttatttccttgctATCTTCTTTTAGATTCCAACACTGGCCCGACTCATGAGGTCCAAAGAGGGTTTGATGGGGATCAAGCATTCCAATCTGGTCACCACTGAAGATGCTAGGGACATCTGCATACATAAAAAccaataattattaaaaatcctaaaacaacatactttaaaaatacagtgttaaggaacaaattttaaaaaggcaagaACAAAATATTCTAAAACTGTGATGAGCTGAGTACAATCCCCAGGGAAATGGCTGAGTCACcatggtatttaaaagacatgcaGACGTGACCCTTAGGGACATGGCTTAGTAGTGGACTTGGTACCATTAAGTTATGGTTGCACTCAATGctcttaaaggtcttttccaacctatgAGATTCTGATACCGTAATTCAGTGCTTACTAACAGGGAACACACAAACAAGCACACACACATTCTGCAACTGAATATATAAATACCCATTCAACCATTTGAATTCTAGCAGACAGTGAGCAACAGCACGTACAATTTTTTTCAACTACATACATTTATGTTTCcagtattttcaagaaaaaaaaccaacacattAATTTACTACATGTGTGTTCTACTAGATTGATAATTTGCAGAACTTGAAGGCCTCCAAACAATAATTCTGTCCATTTGAAAGCATGAAGTCACAGAATTATCAAACCACCGAATGTATTAATTTAATTGATGCTCAGCTAGgtaaaatattgttaaaaataTCATGTGTTTTACAAATTCACCagataaaaatttttatttcagcagaaatttgcCTCTTATCCTGCACTATTATAACTGTGGAGACTGTAAGCATTATTTATGCTTCTTCTGTACCACAAGAAAGAATTCTAGGAGAATAATAGATTTCAAGACTGAATAGTATAAGCATGCAAAATAGTATGCACACTCTTTCAAGTGTAAATGTGCATACACCTCTATTACATAATATCTTTTctagcaataaataaaaaatccctaCTTATTATACAAAGACCCTGTAGAAGACTTTCAGTCTAGTAAGCAGAACTTTCACACTTCTGTTTGGATACCTACCTTATATTATGAGCATCTATAAAATGAATAGCAGTGTATAATTGAAATACCAGTGTAAAGGAATGTTCATCTCAATAGAAAGGATCAAGTACATAATGATGCTAATAGAACAAACTTCTTCCAAAACCTTCCAAATCAAATAGATACCTTATAGGActacagaaaaatgggaatgctTTATAAGAAAATCTAGCCAtgaactaattttaaaatacaaaaatagagaaaatattaaatgtttgTGAATATCTTAAGTAATTTAACTATTTAAAActtcaacattttctttttaaaataactacCAAGATTACCTGTTATATGATAAACTGAATTAAAGCCAATTCCAAATCTTCCAACTTTCAGGGGATCATCCTTCTTCCTGCTTCTTGCTATTTCCTGTATACCATGCCAGTCCTCAGGGGTGAAAATTGCATCATTGTATGCATAAAATGCTGGCCCTATAATAAACAGGGAAGAGTTAAAAAGatgacagaagaagaaaattatttaatgtttaaaatttctAGGAAATGAACTCACAGACCtgagaaagcatttctgtgaagTATATGCATGTGCAAATTTAATGGGGAAGCTATGATTAAGCTGACATCAAATTATGCCtggtaatgaaaaaaaaaaccacaaaatgcaaaagcaaGCTGATGAATTTACCTCTGTAAATGGTACTTAGACTTATATTCTGATGTGTTATTTAATTCTTGCatccacattttaaaagaattattctgaaaaactgaacaaaaagcaaaaaacaatgAAACTTCTGAAAGAAGTATCATGTGGCACAAGGCTTAAACTCAATCTGTTCAGACTATTAAAAAGATGTTTGAAAAATTTACTAGTCACTAGTCACTAGACTAAAGATACCTCCACTGGAAGGGAATATAAGGCAAGATAACACAATAACCTGTGTCTAGAAAGTAAGATAGACAAACTCACATTAGAAGACATCATAAGGCTGATTAGCAACTGAAAAAAGATGGAAGAAAGATGTAGTGGATCATCCATCATTGAAATTTCAAATCACAACTGAATGTCTTTTGGAATGACTTTgcaaactaattttaaaaataatgtttaataataataataataacaataataacttTTAAATACGTAATTGACCTTTATCTCACAAAGCCATAATAAGTGATGTAAATACCTTAAATTTTCAAGAAACTGGATTTGCAGTATACAGACAACATGGAGCAAAGTTGGGTGTAAGGTCAAGAGAAAAAGggatgagaaagaaaactgaaatgtctGGAGAATGCTGGAATGTAAAGAGCAAACGTCATCTTTACATTAAAAACTGGTGTGCTGCCTTGGGTTTCATGGTAGCTggaggctgtgttttggatttgtgctggaagcagtgaCAATAACAGAGGGCTGGTTTAGATATCATTGAGCAGGGCTTATGCAGAGCCAAGACCTTTTCCGCTTCTCATGTGGCCCAAACGGCAAGTGGGTTGgggctgctgaggagctgagaGGGGCCATAGCCAGGACAGCTAACCCCAAACAGTGTGCATATTGAAGAATAATGGCCAAATGTAATAAAACCTATACTTACCCTGATATTGAGCCATGTCCTTTGACCATAATGTTTCTGTTCCATACTGAGTTTCATCATATAGAAACCTAACCTCCGTGGCACCAGCATCTTCGGCATTCTGTATCAATTCCTGAGGTagacaaatcaaaacaaagtatAATGCAGTAATACATATTCTAGCAAAGGTTTTTGAACTTACACAGTAGAAAACAACAAGCGTCTCAAGTGTAATTGTTTTCACACATTTCAACCAAAATGGTTTTATCCAGTTTATGTGCATGAGAATAATTATCCttataaaacaaatattcagGCAAATACTATAACTATGATTTGAATTTGGAGCTCAAATACCATACAAAAGCAGTCATAAAGTTGAGAAATAAGTTACTGAACTGTTACTACTACATAATCCTCAATCAGAGCCGTAAAAGTCTCAAAACAAGGCAAACAcgagaagaaaaaaaaaaagaatttcaaatttATCAAAGTGTATTAGGCAAGTCCTAACAAACAGTTGTACAACAACAGAGGGGCAACCATTCACAAAAGGGTAATGCACAGCACTCTTCTTTACATCAACTGAATTAGGTTCAAGTTAACATTTCACAGTATGAACCAACCATTCCTGGGCCATGATGCCCACGTTTTAACACCCCTCTGGCAAAGGGTTGCAAATCAGTTTTGTCCAGTAGTTCCCTAAGTCATGAACCAACAGAGCAGCAACCCTGTTGAATGAAACCTACTGGAGAGAGGCTTATATTGAGATTATTTGTTAAATAGTAGTAGCAGTGGTGAGAGCTACAGAAAACTCGAATGTCAGTAAACTAGTTCTGTAAACATGACCATTAATAAAATACGCCTACCCAGTCCCGTTTTCATCAACAGCAGACACGTAAGCGTGATTATAAATACCGACAGGATTACAGCCTCACACAATGGTCTATTTACACTGAATCATCACAGGGTATCAGGGCTCCAGACACATAAACACGTGTGTATGTTTATGTGGGGGTGTGCAAGCTTGGCATAAGCAAGTATTTCAGCTGAATTGAAAAGCAATGTAGATACATCACATGCAATGTATTCATACTTTAATTTCATCCAATTATACATAAAAGACTTGATAGCAAGATGAACTTGTACTTAAAAATGCATCAACTAGTAGCAAGTATTTCAGATTAGGTTGCATTCAAGTATACTGTTGAGACTAAAATAAGCTCACTGTTATCTAGTATCTGGTTCCAAAATTATAACCCGTTTATTTTGCAGTTTGTCAAAAATGACAGTATGCTCAGTCTATAATGCATATTATATTGTCACTTTTATGTAATTTTGAAGTATTATGAGATAGCAAGAAATATACCTACAGTTAAGCATAAATAACAAATCTTTAAAGAATCTTCACAAGATATTTATATGCAGTTCTTCTTCTAAAAGAACAAGTGACAGTCCTTTATGAAGACACAGTAAGACAGGCCTAAGTTTCCAGAAACATTTAATACTAAGCATGGCAATCACCATGAAGTTAGACCTGCATTCATGCTGTGGCACATGGTTTAACTGCTACATTCAGCTGTAACAGCATTGTATCTGAAGaatcaaaacactgaaataaaaaggtaTCAGCAAAATTCCTGGTAGTAATCTCTCTCTAACCATCTGTTAACCCTAAATTGTAAACTATGAAAATAGTATCATTTCTACTTTTAGATTTACCTATCTGATTTCTAAGGACATTACCTTATTTCTTCATGTTGGAAAAAAAGTTTGGGTTTAAAATGTTGAGGAGGTCTGAGCCCTTCTTAattcaaatgcattttacagATGCATTTAGTActgagaaattataaaaatgtatgCACCCCTCCTAGGTACAGACACTGCTTAGAACATACCCAGGAGGCAATTTGCCAAAGCAGTTGAAGATATGCTTATCTTGGGCATTCCCACTAAGCATAATCAGCTTCTAGTTCCATGgttgcaaacaaaacaacagacaTAAAGAACTGTCATCATGTGTCAACATttgtatttgtgtgttttgcATATATGCAAGTAGAGATAGATAACATATCTGTATCAAATCCCATTAGTTAGAACATAGTATTCCCACAcactaagaaaattaatttccaacCATCCATGTGATGAAGCATGCTGGAAGAGAAGTTTAACATCTAACTAATCGCCCCAgatgctcttaaaaaaaatcaaactgctGTTTTCAGACTTTAGCATAGGAAGTTATGATAAAACACACAATTCCTCCTCTAATGAGCAAACTCAGaaatgtttaaacaaaaaaaatacaaaaaaccacacaaagcaCACAGCTTACTTTGCCTTGTCCACAGAAACGGAAGTATAGTAGCCCAGTGAACATAAGATAAAACAACCACAAGTTTTGCTGGGTAGTGTTAAAGTTTGGCCTTATGTCACGCATATTGAATTACTgttaaaaatactatttattgTCTACCTTAAGAATCTGTCCTCCCTCTGGATATCTTCTTAATATATCCTTTAGAAAATCAACAAGTGGTGGAGTTGTTTGCCCAAAACGacctaaaaacaaacaaattaaattttttaaagctgtgtaTTATACTACTATGCacttaatttcagattttaaaaaataataaacaatttaaattttaaatttaaaaaacaataatttcttcAACTCAAGGCCTGTTACTGTAAAATCTTGTCTTTCCAGAATCAACTGTGAGAATCCTACATTATATATCTGTTAATTAAAAAAGGTGAAACAGCAGTCTTGATGTTGAAGTCAACGAGTTGTTTCATGTCTAGATGAAATAAATTTGTGGGCTAAGTCTTTGCAACAGTTATACCACAATTCCAACTACTGGATGTTCAAAAGTAGCAATTTCTAAAGGATTACTAGTTTTTAAGTAGCAGGACAGTATTCCAGGGCAGCAGTGGCTCTAACTCTTTTATAGTCAGTGACGATCCCTACTGACAGctacacacacaggcacagaagGTTTTGGCTCTAGTGTAAACCTCCTGTTCTGACATACTCTGGGCATGGACCTGGTGCCAGCCTTGGTGTTGTCAGGGTCTAATGCTGGAGGGAAAGGAGTCCCAGCATTATGAACATCTGCTCCAAGAGAAAAGTCTATCACAAAATGAAAGGTTCAATACTCTTTCAAACTCCAGTCTGAGACTGAAGGGCAGGTCCCTAAATCAAACCATAAAACATGTGCTTCAAACAAATAGCAATGATGCAATCCTCACAAGGAAAACAGACCCTAATGACGCCTCATCTAAAggttccttttaaaattattaacaagTAATtattctctccctctcttctaCATATATACATGTGTTTATCAAGCACAAAGATTCAAACTTGCATATTATGTATATTCTGGAATAAAACACTAGGATGAAAAAAGCAAAGtggaaaaaaggagacaaataAGAATTCTATTTGTGGAGAAAGCATCAAGCAAAAACATCAAAtcttttgtctttaaaattttcttgtgtcactatataaaatacagtaatttcacgaatacaagccgcaccaatttgaccaaaagtttggtggaaacccggaagtgcggctaatattcgagggcggttaatacatggacaatattccaaaagctgccaacacagaagtgagagcccgcggcagccccaagccaagctggagcccggccggccccggctgaggtgggaaagcctggcagaggcggggccagcagtgtggggggcgggcggctgagcctgagccagcagggcggggcagggggggcggcagagcccgggccagcagggtgggggaggccgggagaactggggctagcagtgcaggggagcatggcagaagcaggaagccaggcgggtggggctgcctggcagcgggggaagcccagcagaatcagggccagcagcgtgggggagcctgcagtgcgggggcctgcagtgctggccagggcgaggaaacgcggcggcggtgcagacgggagggggcggccggcgagcctggcggcggcggcaggggccggcccgccggcagggcgagtaaacgcagcagcagggcggccggcgtgcctcacagcggcggcgggggccggcccgccggcaggacgagcaaacgtggcagcgaggcggtgctgacgggagaggggggccagtgagcccggcggtggctgcagcaccacccggccggccccatcggcaaccatgagcgggccgagccttcctggccccgccccgagccagtaaaccccgctatgccgcgatcctgttactaattggccaatttgtgaaagctgcgcacggattctcgctacgaacgaaagtgcggctaatattcggggtgcggcttatctattgacaaagacagcaacattgtcgaggcaccgggggtgcggcttataatccgtgcggcttgtattcgtgaaactactgtaacttaATAGCATCAATGAAAAAATAAGCAAGAAATTGCAACTGACAGCTGAATGTGTGAAGTATTTAATAACTTCTGTTATTTCTGCACTATACAGAAGTATATGAAAGTCAATATGCAATATGCATACCTCCAAAATAAGGTGAACTGATTAACAGAAATTATCTAAAATCAAGTAACTGATCTTCTCTAAGTTGGACAGGCAGGTGGAAGTGTTTAAACAACACATTTCATTCACCATGGGAACCACTACAAAAACAGACAACTTCTAAGTCACAGGACTGAAAACAGACTTTGTTCTCTTTAAGAGCAGAGCTCTATGCATATCACAACAATTACTCTGGCTATAGGTCATTATTTACTGCATCCTATCAAAGGCTAAGCTGATTTTTCTTGAGTATTACAGCTGTTCATATTTAATACAAAACTGGTACCACAAATTTCAAGGAGAAACTTGTTCTACCACAAGGGCAGTCAGGCACTTAGGAGCCCAGAAAATGTGTGCAGTCTCCATCTTCTTTCCAAGCTCAACCAAATCAACCCTGAAAAGGCTGAAGTAAAAACCTCCTGATGTCCCTTCCAACATGTATTATTCTGGATCATGTGAAAAGATCATGCATTATTTGATAGACACCAACAATGAATGAACACAAAGGGGAGATGGATAATCTTCAGAGTACTTCAGCTACCCATGTGCTTGGTCCTACTGACCATGCACTTCCAAGCTAGAAATTCAGAGCATGTCTTGATTCACCTGCTGTATGGAAAAATCTCTGAACTGGAAGACTTCAGAATGAACACAAAAGGTTGATACTGAAGCCTTCAGATGCTTTAGATTGACTTGACTTGCATCAGAGCTATGGGCCAGGAAAGGTTAAGCACTTTATCTAGACACAGATAGCTTACAGTGACATCTCTTCAGAAAATCTCCAACCCTCGGCACAAAAATACAGcaaccatttttctttcccatgacAGATTTCTTAGGGCCACTACACTTTATTCTCTATATACTGACATGGCAGAAAATATGACTCTTTATTTAGTCTACCACAGCctacacacagaaaaacatcaGAG encodes:
- the LOC116992250 gene encoding sacsin-like, translating into MEIKDKNRLARVTVLHDCLGCRTFELPPSAAVRDVKRRIEAEAGPPPGEQRLWHRGRELSDGIKIVDLQKSQNQVFLELQSKGLKGGGRFGQTTPPLVDFLKDILRRYPEGGQILKELIQNAEDAGATEVRFLYDETQYGTETLWSKDMAQYQGPAFYAYNDAIFTPEDWHGIQEIARSRKKDDPLKVGRFGIGFNSVYHITDVPSIFSGDQIGMLDPHQTLFGPHESGQCWNLKEDSKEINELTDQFAPFIGVFGSTKETFKNGNFPGTFFRFPLRLQPSQLSSNVYDKQKVLELFESFRADADTVLLFLKSVQDVSLHVREADGTERLVFRVTASENKALKHERPNSIKILGTAINQYCKGVPSNSITCVTYHVNIVVEDESVKDAQKTSWLVCNCVGGRGMCTELDCLADDLKFVPTIGIAMSLATNEEENGAVADFSGRAFCFLPLPPGEESKTGLPVHVSGFFGLTDNRRSIKWRELDQWRDPAALWNDLLVVNIVPKAYTTLILEAIKRMETEKNSDFPLSPERIYRLWPDENKIRVPWKPIVVPLFKDLLQHAVIYSVSNQWINVEQVHFSEMDESLEYTQSVLNYLQNSGKQIAKVPANIASAVHLTISAAKAVKKVTPAVVRQVLRKSGHNGPTEEKLHLLEFVLSDGVYSELIGLELLPLQNGNFIPFSSSVSEQDVVYITSEEYPRSLFPGLEGRLLSDNLKPEVLAALKEAAKSRGRPCTQLQLLNPERFARLIKEVMNSVWPGRDVVVQWYPGLEEKKHPSVSWLKMVWKNLYIHFSDDLSVFDEMPLIPKTLLEENQTSVELVRFRNPSPIILEDESETQLPEYLSDIIQRIGGVVLKKLDISIQHPLIKKYVHPPLPSAVLQIMEKMSLQKLCNQVASFPPTHKDALRAFLASLTDANEKEKRIIQELQIFKKIEKSSDENVPVFTGLKGSKVLHHTAKIPPGLRFSVPIIDSSDEATIRLANLLKIEQLKSTDCLKFVIEDIRSDFYSYDETAQIMQWVLENLTFLKNENTDVIDWLTPLKFIQISPEKIMSANELFDPEVELLQHLFYAEEESCFPPCYFYILRYSSFTETNRLKSEANLEENDILRVAKKIEVCMLTLTPIMFCC